The Halopelagius inordinatus genomic interval CGGGTGCAACGAGTGCGGGAACATGTGGCTGCTCTCTGACCCCCGCGCCCAGAAGTCGGCGAACTGTCCCCGGTGCGGAAAGACTCACCGGACGAAGAAGCTTCGCCGGTTCGCGGAAGAGGACGACAGAGAGGCGGCACGGCAGGCGCGGGCGGCCCTGTTGGCGAAGAAACAGGGAAACAGCGAGGCGTTCGCGGAGACGGCTCACGTCGCCGACATGGAGAGACTCGTCGAGGAGTCCGGCATCGGCGACGCGGAGTATCTGGAGGGTTCCGGCCTCGACGCGGACGCCGTAGACGAGGCGGGCGAACGCGCGACGGCGGGGACGCAGACGAAATCTCCGAACCGCGTCGACGCGGTGAAAGACGCCCTCCGCGAGGGTGACCGACCGACCGAAGACGAGGTGGCCGCGTACGCCGAATCACAGGGTATCGACGGCGAGACGGCGCGCGACGTGTTGGACCGACTCGTGCGGCGCGGCGACGCCTCCGAGTCGCGCGGGCGGTACCGACTCCTCTGAGTCCGCACAGCGCGTGCGTCGGAGCCGCAAAGAGCACAGCGGAAAGGCGACGCGTCCCGGCGACGGAGCGAAACGCTTTGCTCCCCTCGCCGCCGACGTGCCGTCATGAGCGACGCACGGGCCGCAGCCTACGCCGCGCGAACCGTCCGCGGACTCGTCTTTTCACTCTTCGTCGGCGGGGCCGTCGCCGCAGTCGCGGCCAGGTGGTTCGTCGTCGCGGGCGGGGCCTTTCTCGCGGGCTACACCGTTCTCGCCACCGCCGCCGTCGTCCACGGCCAGCGTCGCCGGGGACTCGGCCTCTCTCTCACCGGCGTCGGCTGGCTTCTGACCGCAGTCGGCGTCTCTCTCGGACTCTCGACGCCGACGGGGACGCCGCCGTTCGTCGTCGGGGTGGCGCTTCTCGTCGTCGGAACCGCCGCGTTAGTGCGACCGCTCGAACGGTTGGGAATCGGGACGTCGGCGTGAGAACCCGCGCCCGTCAGCGCCCGAGGTCCGAGTGAGCGCTGGAGAGATGCCGCGACGCGAGTGCGGAGAGAAGCGACAGTTCGCCCGCCAGCGACCCCACAGCGATAGACTCGGCGAGAGCGTCCGCGTTCGACCCCGGAGGGTCGCCGCCGCCGCGGAGTCCGAGGACGTCTAACCCCTCGGCCTGCGTCGGGAGTTTCGTCCCGCCGCCGACGGTTCCGACTTCGAGACTGGCGAGAGAGACAGAGACGTAGAGGCCGTCCTCTCTGACTTCGGCGGTGGTGATGGCGTTGGCCCCTTCGACCACCTGCGCCGCGTCCTGTCCCGTCGCGAGGAACATCGCGGCGACGACGTTCGCGACGTGGGCGTTGAAGCCGAGACTCGCGGCCTTCGCCGACCCGACGAGGTTCTTCCGCGTGTTCAGTTCCGCGACGGCCTCCGGCGTCGTGTGGAGTCGGTCTTCGACCACCTCGCGGGGGATGCGGACGTCCGCGCTGACGGTTCGGCCGCGCCCCTCGACGGCGTTGATGGCGGCGGGTTTCTTGTCCGAACAGAGGTTGCCCGAGAGGGCGACGAGTTCGGCTTCGGTCTCGGCTTCGACCACGTCGCAGGCCGCCTCGGTGGCGATGGTGGCCATGTTCATCCCCATCGCGTCCTTGGTGTCGTATCTGAATCGCAGGTAGACGGAGTTGCCGACGACGTACGGTGTCACCTCCCGCAGTTCGCCGTGACTCGTCGTCGATTCGGCGGCCTCGGCGAGAGCGTCCCTGTTGTCGCGGACCCACTCGACGAGCGCTTCCGCCTCCACCACGTCGGCGACGCGGAAGACGGGCGCGCGGGTCATCCCCGACTTGAGGACGCGCGCGGACGCGCCGCCAGCGGCGTTCAACACCGAACACCCGCGGTTGACGCTCGCCAAGAGCGCGCCTTCCGTCGTCGCGAGCGGGAGATATCGTTCGCCGTCGAGTTCGCCGCCGTCTACCCGGACCGGTCCGGCGACGCCGAGGGGAACCTGCACCGCGCCGACCATGTTCTCGATGTTCGCGTCCGCATCCTCGGCCGGGAAGGCGTAGTCGCCGACGGAATCGAGCGACGCGCCCGAGGCGTCTTCGACGAGGATTCGACGGGCGGCCGCCGCCGTGTCGGCGTCGGCGTGCTCTTCTAACTCGTGCAGTCGCAGTTCGCCGTCGCGGACGCGTTCGGCGAGGGCCGCCGCGTCCCCGGTGGCGGAGTCCGTCTCGTCGGTCATGTCCCCTCGTTTCCCGGCGGCCGTCCTAACAGTTACCCATTGGGCGGGTCGTCGCGGTCCATCCCCAACCGTTTTGGCCGCGGCCGTCGCCACGTCGCACATGACAGACGCCGCGGACCTCGTTCTCCTCGACGGAGCGGTCCACACCCTCGCGAATCCGGACGAGACGCACGAGGCGGTGGCCGTCCGCGACGGCCGAATCGTCCGCCTCGGGAGTTCCTACGACGTGTCGTTTCTCGTCGGTACCGAGACGGAGACGATAGAACTCGACGGGCGCGTCGTCCTCCCCGGCTTCGTCGACGCTCACACGCACCTCCCGATGGTCGGGCGGTCGCTCGTCCACGCCGACCTCTCGGGCGCGTCGGGTCCCGACGAGTGCGTCGAACGACTCCGCGCGAGGGCAGAAGCGACGGACGACGAGTGGGTGCTCGGCTTCGGCTACGACGAGAGTGCGTGGGACGACGCGCGGTACCTCACGCGCGCGGAGTTGGACGCCGTCTCCGACGACCGACCGGTCGCCGCCTTCCGCGAGGACATGCACGTCGCGTCGGTCAACGGCGTCGCCCTCGACAGACACGCCGCGGAGATGCCCGCAGACGACGTGCGACGGGAGAGCGGTGACCCGACGGGCGTCCTCGTCGAGGAGGCGGTGGACGTGCTGTACGAGGAGATAGAACCCGACGAGGCGGAGATGGAGCGACTCGTCCGGGCCGCACAGGCGCACGCGAACGAACGCGGCGTGACCGGAATCCACGACATGGTCCGGAAGTCTTACGCGCCCGCGGTGTACCGAAATCTGGACCGGTCGGACGAGTTGACGCTTCGGGTCCGCATCAACTACTGGTCGGACCACCTCGACTCGCTACTCGACGTCGGCGTGCGGACGAACCACGGAAACGGGATGGTCCGCGCGGGCGCCATCAAGACGTACACCGACGGCAGTTTCGGCGGGCGGACGGCGAAACTCACAGAGCCGTACGACGACGCGCCCGACGAGACGGGCCAGTGGGTCGTCGCCCCCGACGAACTCGAAGCGCTCGTCGAACGGGCCGACGAGGCGGGCCTGCAGGTGTCGGCCCACGCCATCGGCGACGCGGCGGTGAACGCCGTCCTCGACGCCTACGAGGCCTGCGGGGACCCCGGCGAGTCGAGACACCGCGTCGAACACGCGGAACTGACCGACGACGAGACGGTCGAACGCATCGCCGAACTCGGCGTCGTCGCATCGGTACAGCCGAACTTCCTGAAGTGGGCCGGAGAGGGCGGCCTCTACGAGTCGCGCATCGGCGAGAGGCGGACGGAGACGAACCGCTACGGAGCGCTCCGGTCTGCGGGCGTTCCCCTCGCGTTCGGGAGCGACTGCATGCCGTTGGACCCGCTTCTCGGCGTCCACCACGCGGTGAACGCGCCCCACGAGGACCAACGACTCGACGTGACCGAGGCTCTCCGAGCGTACACGTCGGGGGCGGCCTACGCCGGATTCGACGAGGGCCGCATCGGCACGGTCGAATCCGGGACGGCGGCCGACCTCGCCGTCTTAGAGGAGTCGCCGTGGGACCGACCGAACCGCATCCGCGACATCGACGTGGCGGCCACCGTCGTCGGCGGAACCGTCGTCTACGACGGGCGCTGAGCGTCAGTCCGTCCGAACGTCGCAGCCGTGGAACTCGAACCGCGCGCCGCCGGTGGCGGCGTCCGTCACGGACACCGACCACCCGTGCGCCTCGGCGATTCGACGGACGATGACCAGCCCGAACCCGGTTCCGTCTTCCGCCGTCGTCTGTCCCGGTTCGAACGCGCGTTCGCGGTCCGACTCCGGAACGCCCGGGCCGTCGTCCGCGACGTAGAAACCGTCACCCCCGTCTAAGAGACCGACCGTGACGGTGACCGCTCTCTCGTCTCTCCCGTGTTCCTCGGCGTTCGAAAACAGGTTTTCGAGCAACGCCCGGAGTCGTCCCTCGTCGGCCAGAACCGTCGCCGCGCCGGTTCGGACGTCGAGTTCGCCCGCGGGTGCCACCGCTTCCCACGCGCTCGCGGCGGCGGCCGCGAGCGCCGTCGGTTCGGGGTCGTCGACGACTTCGCCCCGGCGGGCCAACGAGAGAACGTCCTCTATGAGTTCGTTCATCCGCCCGTGAGCGCCGTCGATTCGGTCGGTGTACGCCGCGGCCGTCTCGTCTTCGACGATGTCCGCGAGCAGTTCGAGATAGCCCTGCGCGACGTTCAGCGGGTTCCGAAGGTCGTGGCTGACGACGCGCGCGAACTCCTCTAACCGGTCGTTCTGGCGTTCGAGTCGCTTTCGGTACTCGTTTCGCTCGCTGATGTCGATGGTGAATCCGACGAGACCCAAGATTTCGCCGTCGTCGTCGCGCCACGGCACCTTCGAGGTGAGCACCCAACTCTCGGAGACGTCCGCCTCCTCGCCGTGTTCGCTGAGGAGGTGTCGAACGGAGAACTCGTCCGTGTCCGACGACATGACGCGTTCTTCCTTGTCGAGTATCGGTTCGCCGCGGTCGATGACTCTGCGGTCGTCGGCGTGCGTCTCCTCGGCGTGACCGTGCGAGTGAATCTCGTCGTCCGTCCGCCCGATGTACGCCGTCGGGTCGTCGAGGTACGCTTCGCTCACGCGGAGGTGTCTCGCCTCCTCGTCTTTCACGTACAGGTGAGCGGGTATCGTCTCGAAGATGGCGTCGAGCATGCTTCGCTCGCGGGCGAGGTCGGCGGCGAGTCGGTCCCGTCGCGCGCGGGCGACGACCCCCGAGACCCGAGCGTCGAGAACCCGTCCGTCGGCGGCGTCGGCGGGCGGGACGAACTCGGCGGCCCCCGCGGACAACGCCTCGGCGGCCGTCGTCTCATCCGTCGGCGCACCGAGGAAAACGACCGGGAGACGGTCGCAGAGAGCGTCGAACGTCGGCGACGAGAGACCGACCGACGCCTCCGAGAGGACGGCGCAGTCGGCGTCGCTCGCCTCGGGCGGTTCGTCGCTCTCGGGACGGCGAATCACCGTCCCCCGTCGGTCGAGAACAGTCGCTGCCGCGTCCGCGGCGTCGTCCGCACCGACGACGAGAACGGTCCGGCCGTCGTCCCCGTCGGCCGCCGCCGAATCGGACGTATCGTGCGTGGAATCCGACGTTTCGGCCGGTTCCCGTGGGTTCGTCACGTTCGACAAAACATTCGCGATGGGCGTTATTAATCTGGCGGCGCGAGAGAAGAGAAAGCCCCTTGTCGCCGCGGCGCACAGCAACGCCGATGCCGCAGTCGTTCTTCGACCGCCTCCGCGACCGTATCGACCGAACCGACAGCGTCGTCTCCGTCGGCTTGGACCCCGACCTCTCGCGAATCCCCGACCACCTGCGGGACAAAGAGATGCCGCGGTGGGCGTTCAACCGGCGAATCATCGACGAGACGCACGAACACGCCGCCTGTTACAAGCCGAACGCGGCGTTCTACGAGGACGCCGAGGGGTGGCGGTCGCTGCGAGAGACCATCGCCTACGCCCACGGGAAGGACGTGCCCGTCTTGCTGGACGCGAAGCGCGCCGACATCGGCAACACGACGCGTCGGTACGCGGCGCTTTTAGACGACGCCGACGCCATCACCGTCAACCCGTACATGGGTCGCGACTCGCTGCAGCCGTTCCTCGACAGGTCCGAGAAGGGCGTCTTCGTCCTCTGTCGCACCTCGAACCCGGGGGGGTCGGATTTGCAGGACCTCGAACTGTCGAGCGGAGAGTCAGTCTACGAACGCGTCGCCGCACTCGCCGACATCTGGAACGAACACGGGAACGTCGGACTCGTCGTCGGCGCGACGGCGCCGGAGGAGCTGGAATCGCTCCGCGAACAGGTTCCCGACCTCCCGTTTCTCGTCCCCGGAATCGGCGCGCAGGGCGGCGACGCGGAGGCGGCGGTGGAGTACGGATTCGCGGACGGCGTCGGCCTCGTGAACTCCTCGCGGGGCATCATCTTCGCCGGAGAGGACAGAGAAGAGACGTTCGCGAAGGCGGCGGGCCAAGCGGCCCGCCGACTGAAAAAGCGGCTGAACCAGTACCGAGAGACGGCGGAGTGACGGCGACGGACCGAGGCGGCGTCCGGCCCGGACTCAGTCGCTCACGCCCGGTCCGCCGGGGCCGTCGAATCCGGGGCTGACGTCGTCCTCGCCTTCGATGGAGGAGACGCACGACGCGCACATCTGTCGCTCGGAGTCGAAGTCTCGGTCGCACACCTGTGCGCCGCACCGGGGACAGACGTTAGTGGCCGGTCGCGACTCGCACACCTCACAGAGGCTGGACTGACTCATACCGGAGGGACGGACTCGCGGAACTTGACTCCGTGGGCCGGGCGGCGAGACGCTTACGGTCCTTCGCTCCTAACTCCGCCCGTGGACAGAGACCGGCTTCTGGTGGGCCTCGCCGCGGTGTTTACAGGTCTCACTACGCTTCTCGTCGTTCTCGCGTTCGCCTACCAGCCGTTTCTCCTGTTCGTCGCGGTGCCGTTCGGCGCGGTCACCTACTTCCTTTGGTACGACGCCACCGGCCGCCTCGAAGAGCGGACTCGGCGGCGGACGCGCCGCCGGGCGCGGAGAGACCGACGGGCCGCCGACGCGGCGCGCGGACCCGACGACTTCGCGGGCTTCGGACCGGGTCGGCGGGCGACGGGCGCGGGCGGGACGACGGACGGCGGACGGCGGACGGCCGCGGAACCGCGACGCTCCGACGAACCGTCGGAGACCGAGGCCCGTCGGACGCTCGGCGTCGATTCGGACGCCAGCGACGACGAGGTGCGGCGGGCCTACCGCTCTCGGGTCAAAGAGGTTCACCCCGACACCGACTCCGGCGACGAGGAGAGCTTCAAGCGCGTCAACCGCGCGTACGAACGGCTCAGCGACTGACCTTCGATTCGACCGTCGCGAGGAGTCGCCGCGGACGAACGTAGTCGTGATAGAGAATGTCATCCCACGCTCGATACCGTACGTAGCGGCGACGTGAGAGCAGTACTCTATTGTGATATGGATAACCACATCACGGAAAGGGTTTTAGCGGACGGTTACCTACCCGCGGCCATGAGCGCGGACCGGGCCGTACTCGAAAAGGCCCTACAGCGCGGCGAAGAGGAGGGAGGCAGCATCGAGTTCAAGGAGCGACTCTCCCGAGACGTCCACCTCGTGGACGGGCGGATGGAGAGTCTGGCCGCCCAACTCCGGCACCGCGTCCTGTCCGGCGACGGCACAGCGACGTACGTGGTCGGCGTCACCGACGACGGCGGCATCGCGGGCATCACCCCCGCCGCGTTCTCCGAATCGATGGACGTCCTCTCTTTGCTGGCCGAAGAGGCCGGCGCACACATCGAAGACGTAGAGACGTGGGGCGTCGGCGAGGACGGCGCAGAGCGCGGACTCGTCGGCGTCGCCACCATCTGTGAGGGTGCCGTCCTCGACGTCGACGACGACCACATCGTCGTCGGCACCGCGGGTCACGTCGACCACGGGAAGTCCACGCTCGTGGGGTCTCTCGTCACCGGACAGGCCGACGACGGACAGGGGAGCACCCGCGGGTTCCTCGACGTGCAACCGCACGAAGTCGAACGCGGCCTGTCTGCGGACCTCTCGTACGCCGTCTACGGCTTCGACGACGAGGAGGGGCCGGTCCACATGGACAACCCCCACCGGAAGTCGGACCGCGCGCGAATCGTCCAAGAGGCGGACCGCCTCGTCTCCTTTGTCGATACCGTGGGTCACGAACCGTGGCTTCGGACGACGATTCGCGGACTCGTCGGGCAACGACTCGACTACGGCCTCCTCGTCGTCGCCGCCGACGACGGGCCGACGAAGACGACGCGGGAGCATCTCGGCATCCTCTTGGCGATGGAACTACCGACGCTCGTGGCCATCACCAAGGCGGACGCGGTGTCTGCGGACCGCGCCCTCGAAGTCGAACGGGAAGTCGAGAGAGTCCTGCGGGACGTGGGTCGGACGCCGCTTTCGGTCGAACGCTACGGCGTCGAGACGGCGATAGAGGAGATAAGCGACTCCGTCGTCCCCGTCGTCCGCACGAGTGCGGTGACGATGGAGGGGATAGACGCCTTAGACGACCTGTTCGACGGACTGCCGAAAACCGTCTCGGAGGCCCGCGAGGACTTTCGGATGTACATCGACCGCTCGTACTCCGTGACGGGCGTCGGCGCCGTCGCCTCCGGGACGGTCAACTCGGGCAGCGTCGAGGCGGGCGACCAACTCCTCGTCGGCCCGATGCCCGACGGGTCGTTCCGCGAGGTGGAGGTTCGCTCCATCGAGATGCACTATCACAGAGTGGACCGCGCGACGGCCGGACGCATCGTCGGCATCGCACTCAAGGGAATCAAAGAGGCCGAGTTAGAGCGCGGGATGGTGCTCGTGCCGGCGGACGCCGACCCGAACCCGGTCCGGTCGTTCGAGGCGGAGGTGATGGTTTTGAACCACCCGACGCGCATCCAAGACGGCTACGAACCGGTCGTCCACTTAGAGACGCTGAGCGAGGCCGTCGTCTTCCACCCCGAGGGGGGGCAACTGCTCCCGGGCGACACCGGAACCGCCACGGTGGAGTTCAAGTTCCGCCCGTATCTCGTCGAGGAGGGCCAACGGTTCGTCTTCCGCGAGGGCCGGTCGAAAGGCGTCGGGACGGTCACCGACGTGACCGGCGACTGACCACCGCGACGTGACGAGCGGAGCCGCCGGTTCGTTCACGAACGAGTGAACGTTTTTATACGTGCCGCAGAGAGGCGACGTATGGAAGTCTGCGGGTACGAGTTCGAGACGGTCGGTCGCCTCGACCCCGACCGAACCGACGGCGGCGTCGTCGCCGTCGCCGTCCCACAACGAGAGTACGGCGCACACGAACAGAGTTCGGTCCACCCCGACGGGTGGGGCCCGTTCTGTCGATTCGAACTCCGCTCGGACCGAGCGTCGCGTCCGGGCGTCTACCTCGTCACGGTGGACGATGAAGCGGTGTACGTCGGCGAGGCGTCCGACCTCGGAGAGCAGTTCACCGACGGCTACGGAGACGTCGCGCCCGCCGACTGCTTCGAGGGCGGCGACCGACGGGCGTGCCGGGTGAACACGGAGGTGTTCCACGCCGCCCGGGCGGGGCGGGACGTCCACGTCCACCTCCACTCGACGGCCGATTTCGAGGGGACGAAAGCGG includes:
- a CDS encoding DUF5817 domain-containing protein, which translates into the protein MYAVVGCNECGNMWLLSDPRAQKSANCPRCGKTHRTKKLRRFAEEDDREAARQARAALLAKKQGNSEAFAETAHVADMERLVEESGIGDAEYLEGSGLDADAVDEAGERATAGTQTKSPNRVDAVKDALREGDRPTEDEVAAYAESQGIDGETARDVLDRLVRRGDASESRGRYRLL
- the hmgA gene encoding hydroxymethylglutaryl-CoA reductase (NADPH), translated to MTDETDSATGDAAALAERVRDGELRLHELEEHADADTAAAARRILVEDASGASLDSVGDYAFPAEDADANIENMVGAVQVPLGVAGPVRVDGGELDGERYLPLATTEGALLASVNRGCSVLNAAGGASARVLKSGMTRAPVFRVADVVEAEALVEWVRDNRDALAEAAESTTSHGELREVTPYVVGNSVYLRFRYDTKDAMGMNMATIATEAACDVVEAETEAELVALSGNLCSDKKPAAINAVEGRGRTVSADVRIPREVVEDRLHTTPEAVAELNTRKNLVGSAKAASLGFNAHVANVVAAMFLATGQDAAQVVEGANAITTAEVREDGLYVSVSLASLEVGTVGGGTKLPTQAEGLDVLGLRGGGDPPGSNADALAESIAVGSLAGELSLLSALASRHLSSAHSDLGR
- a CDS encoding amidohydrolase — encoded protein: MTDAADLVLLDGAVHTLANPDETHEAVAVRDGRIVRLGSSYDVSFLVGTETETIELDGRVVLPGFVDAHTHLPMVGRSLVHADLSGASGPDECVERLRARAEATDDEWVLGFGYDESAWDDARYLTRAELDAVSDDRPVAAFREDMHVASVNGVALDRHAAEMPADDVRRESGDPTGVLVEEAVDVLYEEIEPDEAEMERLVRAAQAHANERGVTGIHDMVRKSYAPAVYRNLDRSDELTLRVRINYWSDHLDSLLDVGVRTNHGNGMVRAGAIKTYTDGSFGGRTAKLTEPYDDAPDETGQWVVAPDELEALVERADEAGLQVSAHAIGDAAVNAVLDAYEACGDPGESRHRVEHAELTDDETVERIAELGVVASVQPNFLKWAGEGGLYESRIGERRTETNRYGALRSAGVPLAFGSDCMPLDPLLGVHHAVNAPHEDQRLDVTEALRAYTSGAAYAGFDEGRIGTVESGTAADLAVLEESPWDRPNRIRDIDVAATVVGGTVVYDGR
- a CDS encoding sensor histidine kinase — protein: MTNPREPAETSDSTHDTSDSAAADGDDGRTVLVVGADDAADAAATVLDRRGTVIRRPESDEPPEASDADCAVLSEASVGLSSPTFDALCDRLPVVFLGAPTDETTAAEALSAGAAEFVPPADAADGRVLDARVSGVVARARRDRLAADLARERSMLDAIFETIPAHLYVKDEEARHLRVSEAYLDDPTAYIGRTDDEIHSHGHAEETHADDRRVIDRGEPILDKEERVMSSDTDEFSVRHLLSEHGEEADVSESWVLTSKVPWRDDDGEILGLVGFTIDISERNEYRKRLERQNDRLEEFARVVSHDLRNPLNVAQGYLELLADIVEDETAAAYTDRIDGAHGRMNELIEDVLSLARRGEVVDDPEPTALAAAAASAWEAVAPAGELDVRTGAATVLADEGRLRALLENLFSNAEEHGRDERAVTVTVGLLDGGDGFYVADDGPGVPESDRERAFEPGQTTAEDGTGFGLVIVRRIAEAHGWSVSVTDAATGGARFEFHGCDVRTD
- the pyrF gene encoding orotidine-5'-phosphate decarboxylase; translation: MPQSFFDRLRDRIDRTDSVVSVGLDPDLSRIPDHLRDKEMPRWAFNRRIIDETHEHAACYKPNAAFYEDAEGWRSLRETIAYAHGKDVPVLLDAKRADIGNTTRRYAALLDDADAITVNPYMGRDSLQPFLDRSEKGVFVLCRTSNPGGSDLQDLELSSGESVYERVAALADIWNEHGNVGLVVGATAPEELESLREQVPDLPFLVPGIGAQGGDAEAAVEYGFADGVGLVNSSRGIIFAGEDREETFAKAAGQAARRLKKRLNQYRETAE
- a CDS encoding J domain-containing protein, yielding MDRDRLLVGLAAVFTGLTTLLVVLAFAYQPFLLFVAVPFGAVTYFLWYDATGRLEERTRRRTRRRARRDRRAADAARGPDDFAGFGPGRRATGAGGTTDGGRRTAAEPRRSDEPSETEARRTLGVDSDASDDEVRRAYRSRVKEVHPDTDSGDEESFKRVNRAYERLSD
- a CDS encoding GTPBP1 family GTP-binding protein, translated to MSADRAVLEKALQRGEEEGGSIEFKERLSRDVHLVDGRMESLAAQLRHRVLSGDGTATYVVGVTDDGGIAGITPAAFSESMDVLSLLAEEAGAHIEDVETWGVGEDGAERGLVGVATICEGAVLDVDDDHIVVGTAGHVDHGKSTLVGSLVTGQADDGQGSTRGFLDVQPHEVERGLSADLSYAVYGFDDEEGPVHMDNPHRKSDRARIVQEADRLVSFVDTVGHEPWLRTTIRGLVGQRLDYGLLVVAADDGPTKTTREHLGILLAMELPTLVAITKADAVSADRALEVEREVERVLRDVGRTPLSVERYGVETAIEEISDSVVPVVRTSAVTMEGIDALDDLFDGLPKTVSEAREDFRMYIDRSYSVTGVGAVASGTVNSGSVEAGDQLLVGPMPDGSFREVEVRSIEMHYHRVDRATAGRIVGIALKGIKEAELERGMVLVPADADPNPVRSFEAEVMVLNHPTRIQDGYEPVVHLETLSEAVVFHPEGGQLLPGDTGTATVEFKFRPYLVEEGQRFVFREGRSKGVGTVTDVTGD
- a CDS encoding DUF7662 domain-containing protein, whose product is MEVCGYEFETVGRLDPDRTDGGVVAVAVPQREYGAHEQSSVHPDGWGPFCRFELRSDRASRPGVYLVTVDDEAVYVGEASDLGEQFTDGYGDVAPADCFEGGDRRACRVNTEVFHAARAGRDVHVHLHSTADFEGTKAENAALRRVIRGDLLSAFDAAWNREGGDEAFADAMADADARTPANAEGTGSPPSGKYRALYDYLAGHEFDRVRLSFAELEAVLGAAVPDSARNWRQWWTNSEESHPHARSWLHAGYEVASLSLGDELVIFERRIPDGR